The Spiroplasma citri genomic sequence ACTAATTATTGCCTCGTTAACAGGCCAAATTGTAAAGAAATATGATAAAGTTTCTGGGGCAAAAGCAATTTTAGGACGAATGATAACTGCAAAGGAGATTAGCAAAAATGTTAAGTAAGGATACTTTTAATTATTTGTTAGAAAATCAAAAAAATTAGATGAGCACATTTTAACAAAATTTAAATTAAATGATGATGAAACATTTGAGAAAAGAATTTTAGCTTTCTTAGTTGAATTAGCAGAATTTATTAATGAACAACGTGATTTTAAATATTGAAGTGTTAAACCAGCTTCAACAAAAGATGTTTTATAGAAGAATATATTGATGGAATTCATTTTTTGATTAGTATTGGTAATAGTTTAGGAGTTGATTTTAAAACATATCAATATTGTAATGAATGTTGTAAGGAAAATATTAATTTGACGAAACTTTATTTAGATTGTTTTGCTGTTGCGACAGAACTAATTAAAATCAGACACCAGAAATTTATTTTAAAGTTTTAAATCAGTATTTAATAATTGCTGAACAGTTAAAATTTACTGAAGATGATTTACTTATCGCTTATAATAAAAAAAATAAAATCAATTTTACTCGTCAACAAAATAATTATTAAAAAAATGTTTTATAATTTTTTATAAAACATTTTTTTAATTCGTATCAAGACTACTTTTACGATTTTCCTTAAATTCTTCTAATGTTTTAATAAAAATTGCCGCCGTTGGACACACCATTTGTGCTTCCACTAATTCCTTTTCATTATCAATTGTATTTGCGAAACCATCATCATCCATAAAAAATGTTTCGGTTTCATCAATCATAATACAGCTTCCACAAGAAATGCATAAGTCAGTATTTACATATGTTCTTTTTTTTGATATATCACGATTTGCCATATTTATCACTCCATTATTTATTTACTATAATAATAACAAAAATTTTAATAATAATATATAATTTTAATGTAGTTTAAAAAAGTTGGAGGTTTAACATGGAAACTAGAATGGAGAAATTTGCCCAGCTACGTGAAATGATTAAGAAAGAGATTGAGATTGATCAAGAAATTAATCAAACAAGTCAGGTCATTAATAGTTATATGGCGAAATTAAACGCTATTGATGATAATTTTTTTGGTGGTGTTAAATCAAATTTTGAACAAGAATTTAGTTGAGAAAAAGTGTATTTGGATAAAAACCCAGATGAACAACCATATCCATCTGATTTTAAATATGATTTACAACAGTTGCTAGAACAAGTTGTTAATACAACCAAAGCAACAATTCAAACTAATCAAAAAAATGACCAAGATGCCGGTGATATTATGCATAATATTTTAATTGCTGAAACATTGTTAAACAAACCAACATATCAAAAATATCAAGCAATTTTAGAAAGTATTTTAGCAGAAAAAATTATTTATCATCGTGTAAGTGATAAAATTAAAGCAGAAAATAGTAATTTTAAAATTAATTCAGCTAATATTGAATTTAGTACAATTGCACATATGCGTAAAAATGACCAACGGTCAACAGCAGAAATGCTAAAAGAATCAAGTGCTCTTTTAGAAGAAAAGCATAATAATGTGTTAGTTGTTTATCGAAAGATAAAACCAGGTTATAAAATGTTATTTAGTACTATGGTTTTGCTTGTTGTTTTATTGGCTATTTGTTTAGTTTTAATCTTTATGTTATAGAAAATAGGAGTAGATGATGAAAATAAATATTGCGATTGATGGCCCGGCTGGTAGTGGAAAATCTTCTGCTGGTTATGAATTGGCCAAAAAACTAAATTATCAGTTTATTGATACTGGTCTAACTTATCGTGCTTTTACTTATTTTTGTGTAAAAGTTGGAGTTGATTTTACAAATCATCATCAGTTGCAAGCACAATTAGCAAACTTTAAATATCAAGTAATTAATAACCATGTTTATGTTAATAATGAAGATATTACTTATAAGTTGCAAACTAATCTTGTTCTTGATAATATTAACAAAATTACTGGACTTGATTTTATTCGAGCAGCAATGGTTTGTTTACAACGAAAATTAGTGGTTAAAAAAGGTAATGTTGTTGTTGGGCGAGACATTACTACTGTTGTTCTCCCTGATGCGGAAGTGAAAATTTACTTAACAGCTAGTATTACAGCACGAGCTAACCGTCGATGAAATCAAAATCAAGAAAACAATATTGTTCCAAATAATTTAGCAGAAATTAAAGTCAAATTAAAAGAACGAGATTATGTTGATACAACACGAGCGGTAGGACCATTAAAAATTGCTCCTGATGCGGTTGTTGTGGATAGTAGTAAGTTAACATTTGAACAAACAGTAACTAAGATTTATCAAGTAATATGTAATTATAAGAAAGCAGGAAAATAAATGGCACAAAAAGGAACTGTTGCAATTGTAGGGCGGCCAAATGTTGGGAAATCAACATTATTTAATCGTATTATTAAAAATCGTCTTGCAATTGTTGAAGATACTCCTGGCGTAACACGTGATCGAATTTATGCTTTTTCAGAATGATTAACAAGGGAATTTTTAATAATTGATACGGGTGGAATTACATTAAATAATACGGCAATGTTTGCCCAAGAGATTAAAATGCAAGCAGAAATTGCAATTGCAGAAGCCGATATTATTATTTTTGTTTTATCGTACAAAGAAGGAATTACTCCAGATGATGAAATGGTTGCAAAAATATTATATCGTTCTAAAAAACCGGTTCTTTTAGTTATTAATAAATATGATAAACAAGAAAAAGAAAGTGAATTATTTGAATATATGACATTAGGATTTGGTGAGCCAATTGCTGTATCTGCTACGCATGGGATTGGCATTGGTGATTTATTAGATCAAGTAATTTCTTATTTAGATCAAATTCCAATTCAGCCAAAAACAGAAGGAATTCATTTTTCTTTAATTGGAAAACCAAATGTTGGGAAATCTTCGTTAACAAATGCAATTTTAGGTGAAGAACGAGTTATTGTATCACCAATTGCAGGGACAACAACAGATTCAATTGATACATCGTTTAAACGTAATAATCAACTTTATACTGTGATTGATACAGCTGGGATTCGACGAAAAGGGAAAGTTTATGAGAAATTAGAAAAATATAGTGTTCTTCGTGCTGTTAGTGCAATTAAACGAAGTGATCTTGTTTTATTGATTATTGATGGAACAGTTCCTATTACTGACCAAGATACAAATATTGCTGGAATTACATTTGAACAAAATAAACCAATTATTTTAGTAGTTAATAAGTGAGATGCAGTGATGGAAAAAGATGAACGGTCAATGAAAAAAATTGAGCAAAGTATTCGTGGATATTTTAAATATCTAAATTATGCAAAAATGGTTTTTGTTTCTGCTTTAGAAAAAAAACGATTACATATTTTATTTCAAACAATTGATGAAGTTTATGCTGGTTTAACCCAACGAGTAAAAACTAGTATTTTAAATGAAATTTTAGTAAAAGCACAATTGTTAAATCCACCGCCAGATTTTAATGGTGGTCGTTTAAAAATTTATTATGCTACCCAACCCGAAGGTATTATTCCGACTTTTATTATGTTTTGTAATAATCCAAAATATCTTCATTTTTCTTATAAAAGATTTCTTGAGAATCAACTTCGAGAATATTTTGGATTTGAGGGAGTACCAATTAAAATATTATTTAGAGAAAGAAAGTAACGAGGGAAATTATGATGAAAAAAACACAAAAAAATATTACTATTATTGGAACAGGAGCATATGGGACAGTTTTAGCAAATGTTTTGACAGATAATGATCATAACGTTATTATGTATGGAATTAATAATAAAGAAGTTGATGATATTAATAATGCACATTTAAATCGTCATTTTTTTGGTAATTTAAAAATTAATAAAGAAATTAAAGCTACAACAAATTTTGCTGAAGCAGTTGAAGATGCTGAATATATTATTTTAGGAATCCCTGTTGTTGCTATTAAATTAATTATTGAAAAGATTAATAAAACAGTAACTAAACCAGTTGTTATCATTAATGTTGCTAAAGGATTAGACCCTGACACGCATGAAGTTTTATCAAAATCAATTATAAAATTAGTGAATCCAAAAATTTTAAAAGAATATGCTGGTATTTATGGTCCAAGTATTGCAAAAGAAGTTTTACAACGAAAACCAACATGTATTATGGCGGTTTCACAGGATTTTGCAATTGCACAAGAAGTTCGTGAATTATTTAACAATGAATATTTTGTTACTTTTGCTAATACGGATGTTATTGGTACTGAATATGCTGTTGCTTTGAAAAATGCATTAGCAATTGCCTCAGGAATATTTAATGGTCTTTATGAATCAGATAACGCTAAAGCATCATTAATTACGATGGGATTAAATGAGATTCAACTTTTTGCCAAAACAAAAGGAGCTCAAATTGAAACTTTTTTTAACTTTGCGGGATTAGCTGATTTAATTTTAACAGCTACCTCAAGCAAATCAAGAAATTATTCTCTTGGTTTTGAAATTGCTCAAGTTGATAATGCTCAAAAAGTTTTATCAGAGCAGGTAAAAACAGTAGAAGGCGTTTTAACTTGTAAAACAATTGTGTTAGATGCGCGAGCAAATAATATTACTCTACCTCTATTTGAAGCTTTATATGATATTTTATATCATAATAAACGGCCAAGTGTAATTATTAATAATGTTTTTACAAAAGCAATATTGTCCTAAAAATGCCACTATTTTATGTTATAATTACTACACAAAGTATATAAAAATAAAGAGTATGTAATTATTGATGAAATGGAAGGGCACAAAATGAATTTTAAACATTCTTTTAACAATGATTCGGGGAACAGACCAGAAAGTAATCAACAACAAGTTTCTCTTAACCAGGGAAATAATTTTAGTCTTTCACAACAACAGTATCAACAACAGAATGGTAATAAGCAAAATTATAATCCGCTTAGTACTAACCAAGGGGCTCAACCATCACAACAATATCAACAACAAAATTTAATGCAACGTCCACCTCAGAATATTGGACCACAGCAATTTAATCAACAATCAAATCTTGGCTCACAATATCAACAACAGAATGGTAATAAGCAAAATTATAATCCGCTTAGTACTAACCAAGGGGCTCAACCATCACAACAATATCAACAACAAAATTTAATGCAACGTCCACCTCAGAATATTGGACCACAGCAATTTAATCAACAATCAAATCTTGGCTCACAATATCAACAACAGAATGGTAATAAGCAAAATTATAATCCGCTTAGTACTAACCAAGGGGCTCAACCATCACAACAATATCAACAACAAAATGTGAATCAACAATATTCTCCTAATGCTAATAATTGAGGACAACAAAATAGTCAACCAATAAATACGATGCAGGAAAATCCACAACAATTATCGGGGCAAGGAACCCAACCGCAAACAATTGCTGAATGAATTGCCAATAGGCAAAATAGTACCTTAATGAAACCATCAGATTTCTTAAATGCACCAATTGATCCAAACATTAAAGTTGGTCTTGGTAAAAATATGAATATTGGGGTATCAGGGTCATCTGATTTATTTGATGATAAGCAGCAAAAAGGAACCAATAGCAAAAAATATCAATCAAATATTGAAAAAATTCAATGTCAATGTAAAAATTGTGTAAAGAAAGCACGCCCCTGATTAACTGTTTTTATTACTATATTAATTGTTTTAGCTATTTTAGGTGGTTGTGTTGGGGCTATTTATGGTTTTTACCCTCAACTGAGAGATTGATTATTGAAAGATGAAGTAGCAACTGAAAATGCAGTTGCTTAGGGGATAATTCTTTTTTATGATTTAACTTTTAAAACATATTTAAAAATATGGTTTTTTCTTTTACAATATAATTATGAGATTTTAATAGAAAGTAGGAAATTATGACTAAGATTAAATTAATTGCATTAGATATGGATGGAACTGCTTGTTCTTTTCATCGGGGGATTTACGAGACAAATATTATGCCAATTATTAAAGCACAAGAAATGGGTATTCGTGTTGTTTTTGCAACGGGACGGCCAGTATTAACTTCGTTGTCAGAAGCTATTAAAGTAAAAATGGATTATTTTCAGCAATATTTTATTGGTTTTAATGGTGCATGCATTTATATGATATTAAAAATAATACAATTGTTTATCAACAAACCTTATCTGCTTCTCAAGTTAATTTTTTATTTCAATTAGCAAAAAAATACCATAAAAAATTATGATGTTATGTTGATGATTTAACTAAAGTTATTGTTAACTTTAATCCTGTTGCTAAAAATAATCCTGAATTAGCATTTTTTCATGGGGAATTCATTCAATATGATTCTACATTAGTAATTCAAAATGAGAGTTATAAGTGTATTGTAATGAATGTACATGAAAACGATGATTTTATTATTGCAGCGCGTGGACAAAATATTGAAATTGCAATTGATGCCTCAGGAACAGCAGAAATAAATGCGCCAGGTATTAGTAAACTAGCTGGTTTAAAATGAATTTCAACCCAATGGGATATTGCTTTATCAGAAATGATGGCAATTGGCGATAGTATGAATGATTATTGAATGATTAAGAATGTAGGGTTAGGAATTGCAATGGAGAATAGCCAAGAACAAATTAAAGCAGTTGCAAAAGAAGTAACTACTACCGTTAAAACAGGTGGTGTTGCAAAAATGATTGAAAAATATATTCTTAATAATAAAAAATAATTATATAATTGTTAAGGAAAGAGAAAAAGAGGAGGAATAGTAAAATGAAAGCTAAACAACCAATTTTATTGGCAATTCTTGATGGATGAGGAATTGCTCCTGATTCAAAAGGAAATGCTGTAACACAAGGGCATATGGTGAATGTTGAAAAATTAAAAACAAAATATCCATGAGTTTCAGCACATGCGGCAGGAGAATGAGTTGGTTTACCAGAAGGACAAATGGGAAATTCTGAAGTTGGACATATTCATTTAGGAGCAGGTCGCATTAAATATGAATCATTAACTTTAATTAATAAAACAATTAAAGATGGAACATTTAATCAAAATCCAGAACTTTTAGCGGCAATTAATTTTGCAAAAAAAAGTAATGGTGCCTTTCATATTATGGGGTTATTTTCAGTTGGTGGTGTTCATTCGCATTTAAACCATATTTTTGCTGCTTATAAATTAGCAGCACAAGAAGGAATAAAAGAGATTTACTTGCATATTTTTGGCGATGGACGTGATACGAAACCAGAATGTATTAAAATTTACCTTGAACAATTTCAACAATTACAAAACCAATTAAAAGTTGGGGAAATTGCAACAATTGGTGGTCGTTATTACGCAATGGATCGTGATAAAAAATATGACCGAGTGCAAATTGCTTATGATGTTTTAGTTTCAAGAAAGGGTTCAGAATTTAGTGACCCAATAGAGTATATTAACCGTGAATATCAAGCTGGTCGCAATGATGAATTTTTAATGCCAGCATATAATATTAATACCCCAAAAGGTTATATTAAATCAGGTGATGGTGTCTTTTTTGCTAATTTTCGCCCGGACCGTGCTATTGCAATAGCTTCAGCTTTAACAAATCCTAATTTTCCGGGTAATGAAGCACAAACTTATTTTATGCCGAAATTACATGATATTTATTTTGTTTCAATGATGGAATATGCAGAAACAGTTGCTTCAAAACATGTTGCTTTTAAACCAATTAAAGTTGTTAATGGTTTAGGAGAATGATTAAGTAAAAAAGGCTATCGACAATTACGAATTGCTGAAACAGAAAAAATTGCTCATGTTACATTTTTCTTTGATGGTGGAAAAGATTATTTTAAAAATGGTTTAGCAACACAAGCCGAAATTACATTAACAGGGGCTTCGGCAGATTTAATTCCATCGCCAAAAGTAGCAACTTATGATTTAAAGCCAGAAATGTCAGCATATGAAATTACTGATAAGTTAATTACTGAACTTAATCAAAATGAATTTGATGTTATTATTTTAAATTTTGCAAATTGTGATATGGTTGGTCATACTGGAATCTTGCCAGCGGCAATAGAAGCAGTTAAAACTATTGATAATTGTCTTGGCAAAATTTATACAGCAATTCAAAAAGTTAACGGAATTATGATTATTACTGCTGACCACGGAAATGTTGAAATTATGATAGATGAAACGGGTGGTCCTAATAAAAAACATACTTCACAATTGGTTCCAATTATTATTACCAAAGAAGGGTTACAATTACGACAAGATAATCCGGCAATTGCTGATATTGCTCCGACAATTTTAGATTTATTAGGTGAAGGGATTCCTCCTGAAATGACACAACCATCATTAATTATTAAGTAAAATGCATTGAAAAATGTCTTTTTTAGTGGATATATTAAAAATTTTTTAACAAATAATTTTAAATTTTCAATGGATTTTTAACTAATTTATTATATAATAAAAAGTAAGATTTAAAGGAGTAATAAAAAATGACTAATAATGATAATGGATATAATTCTAAAAAAGCATGATATGAGTTAAAGCCAACACTAGTTGATCGTGCTGCCCCCTTTGATTTTAATTTAGTTAAACTTAGAAACACGGGTTATATTTTTTTAAGCACAGCTATTTTTGCCCCCTTTTTTATTAATATTTTGATTTCATATATGTTTGCACACAATGAATATGTTTTAGCAGGAATGAACTTTATTAGTTGAATTATTGTTGGATCTGGTTCATATTTTGTTATTAGTGGGGCCCAAAATGAAATTATGCGGTCAGGTGCTATTGCCTTTTATTATTTTTATTTTATTCCAAATATTATTGGTTTAGTAATTGGGACTATTGCAAACCAGTTTGATCCAGCTGTTAGCGTTAAAACAACAATTAATTTATTAGCATCAATAATTGCAGGATTGGTAACAATTTTTATTCTTTATAGATCGTCACCATCAATTTTTAAAAAAATTAAATTAACTTTAAAACAGAATTATAAACGCATTCTTGTTGTCTATACAATTGGTATTATTGCTATTTTTTCAATTCATTTATTTTTTGTTTATTTAGAATCATTAATAACAACAACAATTTCAAACAATCAAAATAATTTAATTGTATGCTTAGATAAATGGTGAAATATTGTTTTCTTATTTATTTATACAATTTGTATTGCTCCAATTGTTGAAGAATTAGCAACTAGACATGGGATTTTTAGTTTAAGTGGTAACAAATGACTTGGATTTGTTTCATCAATAATTTTCTTTGCTGGAATGCATGTTTCTGGAACAGGAGATTGAGAACATATTATTGGATATATTGGAGCATCATTAACACTAGGAATGTTATTTCTAATTGTTAATGGAAATGTTACATATACAATAATTTCCCATGCTGGTTATAATTTGATTGTTGCCATTTTAATGCTTGTTGCACCAAAATTTTTATCATAATTAATTTTAATACAAAAAAGATGATACATAATATCATCTTTTTAATCCATTTCTGCTTTTTTATTGTTACTATTAAAAGGTCCAAAAATGTTTTAATATCATTTTGAAAGGTAAAACTAATAAATCCATAGTGTAAGGTTGAATTAATAAAAATTAGCAAGTTATTTTCGTATTCTTGTAAAAATTTATTTAATTTATTGCGTATTAATTCAAGTGTTATTTTTTCATCATTAATAATAATTTCTTTGATTATTTGTAATAATAATTTGTATTTTTCTTTTGCAATTTCATTTAATTGTTTTTCTAATTGTTAAATTTCTATATTTAAATTATTTTTTGCAAGTATCGTTGTTGGAATTACAAAATTGGGAATTGTAAAATTAAATTCAGCATCATAATTCTGGTAGTAAGAAAAAAAGTTGAGGTTTTATAAAAAATATAAATTAAAGTAATTAAATATAAATTAAAGTAATCGCTTATAAGAGCGATTTTTTTAATTGCATTATTCATCAGATAGTATCTTTAAAATTAAAAATTAACCTATTTTCTCCATCAATTAGTTAATTTTTATAATTTCCTTTCTGTGATTTATTATATTTTTTCGGTTTAATAACTAATAATATCACTTTTAAATAAAAGATACTATCTGATGAATAATGCAATACTAAAACTTAATATTTTGATGCTTAAAGATGGATAACTCATCTATGGCACGAAGCCTTAAAGAAAGTGTGAAAGCGATTGGATTTACTACTCCTATTTATTTCTTTAATTCTCGGCGGGGTTAGTCGCCCGCGAAATGTCAGAGCGTGTGTTTTTGGCTTGTTTCATAAAAAGAGTGCTGTTAAACCGAAAAAAACAATATCGGACACTAAAAAAACAAGAGGGAGGAGCTCCAAAAGGTTATTTTCTTTATATAAAGTTGTGTAGGGATAGATGAAGCGTAATTAATAACTGGATAAGCTGTTTTTTTGTTTATTTCCGTGGGGGTAAACTCTATCAAAATATCCTATCCGCCCCCGCTCACCCCCGAAGTGAAGCGGGCGGCGAAGTAATTAAATACTAAAATAAATTATCTACTAAATATCAAAATATTAACCAATAAAGGAATACTATGTTTTTTTACAGAAAGGAAATTATAAAATGAAAACATTACACGAAATGATAAAAGATTTAACAGGAATTGATGTTGAAAAAAATAAAATCAGTAAATATTTAGAATATGAAGCATTAGATTTAGAAGATGCTAATTTACGTTGGGCTGATTTACAAGGTGCTAAATTATGATGTGCTGATTTACGTTATGCTGATTTTTAAAAAATATTAAAATTACAAAAAAACAATTAGAACAATTAACTGTTATTGAGGAGAATGAATAATGAAAAAGTTAAATAAAAAAAGTATTAGCAAAATAAATGAATTAATGCTTAGAAGTTATCCAGTTTCATTTGAAGATATTACTGATGAACATTGAGCATTAGGTAAAACTAATTAATGAATTATTTATAATGTCAGAATATAAAAGTAAATATATTAATAAAACTTGAGATGAAATAACAACATCTTTTGATTGAGTTAATTGTCAACCTATTGATTGTCGTATTTCACATCATAAAAAACATTATGATTTGCAATGTTTAGAATGAGCAAAAATGTACTTAAATTTATTTAAAGACAAGTGAAATCTTATTGCTTCTTATATGGAACATTACAAAATTAACGATATTTTAGATTTAGCATCAGATGGATGAAAAATATTACAATTTGAGAAAAAAATAAATCAAGTAAATTAAAATATATTATTGCAATTGACCCTGCTGGAATTGGACAAACTGGTATTATTATTTATAATTTTTTGAAAAAGAAAATAATTAATAATATTACTTTTAGTTCTAATTCTGAAGAAGAAGCAATAAATAATATGTATTTAATATTTCAATAAGATCAAAATCAATTATAAAATCAAGTATATAGTTTGCGTGATTTAATCAAAATTTATCTGTATAAAGAATTTGTTTTTTTAAAATATTATCTTCATACACAACAATAGCGGTAGTACCAGTACCTGATGGGTCAATACCTATTTTTATCATTATTTTAAAAACCTTTCTTTAAATTGATAATAAAAATCTTCACTTTGTTTTTTAATAATAACTGGTTCTAATTTTGTTGCACTTGTAGTTTCTTTAATAAATTTTTTTGCTTCTTCTTTAATATTTATATCTATTTTTGTATTTGTAATAAAATTTTTAATATTATTAAAATGTTCTAAACTCATTGAATTTGGATTATTATTTTCTTTAATAACTTGATTACTATTTTCTTTACTTATTTCAGTACTATCAGGATCTAATTCATCTGTTGCTATACCAAAAGTTTTACATAATCAATAACGAGCTCCATAAGTTAAAGCACTACCAATTGCTTTTGCAATATCTGAATTTTGTGCTGATAAAATAATTCCTAATTCTAATTTTTCACTACCTTTATAAAGTGTTAATAATCCTTTTGAATAATAATTTATTAATTTTCCACCTTTACTACTTTGTGTTTCTGTAAAACTTGGTTCTCCAACTGTTTGAATAGTATAAGTTATACCTTGTTTATGTAATTGTGGTTTTAAGGTTTGATAGAGGTCACTTTCTGTAAAATAATTATAATTATTATGTTCATTTCTGGCATTTTTACTAACAAAAAGATTTATATCAGATTGAATTTCTCCAATACTTTCAATTAAGGTTTTTGTTTTAGTTTCTTGTGGCATTTTCTCACTCCTCTCTTTCTTGTCATATTAAAATGGCTTCTTTAATTTGTTCTAAATCTTGTTTAGTAATATTAACTTTTTCTTTAATTACTATTTTTAATTTTGGATTTATAATTATCATTAATATTTTTTTATTATCTATACAAAAGTTTTTTTCTAATAAATAATAAAGTTTTAATTGTCAAATATAGCGTTCAATATCCGCTTTTTCATTAGAACTTGTAATTTTTCAATCACACATTATATATTCATTATCTGTTGTTATACCAATAAAATCAGTTGTACCACACATTAAAGGACTATAAAGTGTTTTTTCAGTTTCATAATGTCTAAATTTAATATCTTTAAAAGTTTCTTGATATAGTTTTATAAAATTTTTAAATAATTCACGATGTGATTTTATTTCACAATCAATAAATTCAATTAATTCATCATCAAAATTATTTTTTATTCAAACATCAATCATATTATGTATACATATTCCACGATTTTGTGCTAATTTTAAAATATTATCATCAATTTGCGAATAGTCTTTTGGTAATAAAATATTAACAATTTGACTAACACTAGGGATTAAAATGCTATACTTATGTAATTCATCATTATAAATATATAAAGGTTTTAAATTTAATCTCATAAAATTGCTTCATCATTACCAATATTTTGATTATCATTATTAAATAATTCTTTTGTATCAGATGAATTAAATTCTATTTTTTCTTGTGGTTTTTCAAATAAAGTATCTTTTTTTAAATTATTATTAGTTTGTAAAAATTGACAACTATAAACTCTTACCATTCATTGTATTTTATTATCTTT encodes the following:
- a CDS encoding dUTP diphosphatase; the protein is MNDDETFEKRILAFLVELAEFINEQRDFKYWSVKPASTKDVL
- a CDS encoding dUTP diphosphatase — protein: MKFTEDDLLIAYNKKNKINFTRQQNNY
- a CDS encoding ferredoxin, which codes for MANRDISKKRTYVNTDLCISCGSCIMIDETETFFMDDDGFANTIDNEKELVEAQMVCPTAAIFIKTLEEFKENRKSSLDTN
- the cmk gene encoding (d)CMP kinase, whose translation is MMKINIAIDGPAGSGKSSAGYELAKKLNYQFIDTGLTYRAFTYFCVKVGVDFTNHHQLQAQLANFKYQVINNHVYVNNEDITYKLQTNLVLDNINKITGLDFIRAAMVCLQRKLVVKKGNVVVGRDITTVVLPDAEVKIYLTASITARANRRWNQNQENNIVPNNLAEIKVKLKERDYVDTTRAVGPLKIAPDAVVVDSSKLTFEQTVTKIYQVICNYKKAGK
- the der gene encoding ribosome biogenesis GTPase Der, which encodes MAQKGTVAIVGRPNVGKSTLFNRIIKNRLAIVEDTPGVTRDRIYAFSEWLTREFLIIDTGGITLNNTAMFAQEIKMQAEIAIAEADIIIFVLSYKEGITPDDEMVAKILYRSKKPVLLVINKYDKQEKESELFEYMTLGFGEPIAVSATHGIGIGDLLDQVISYLDQIPIQPKTEGIHFSLIGKPNVGKSSLTNAILGEERVIVSPIAGTTTDSIDTSFKRNNQLYTVIDTAGIRRKGKVYEKLEKYSVLRAVSAIKRSDLVLLIIDGTVPITDQDTNIAGITFEQNKPIILVVNKWDAVMEKDERSMKKIEQSIRGYFKYLNYAKMVFVSALEKKRLHILFQTIDEVYAGLTQRVKTSILNEILVKAQLLNPPPDFNGGRLKIYYATQPEGIIPTFIMFCNNPKYLHFSYKRFLENQLREYFGFEGVPIKILFRERK
- a CDS encoding NAD(P)H-dependent glycerol-3-phosphate dehydrogenase, with the protein product MMKKTQKNITIIGTGAYGTVLANVLTDNDHNVIMYGINNKEVDDINNAHLNRHFFGNLKINKEIKATTNFAEAVEDAEYIILGIPVVAIKLIIEKINKTVTKPVVIINVAKGLDPDTHEVLSKSIIKLVNPKILKEYAGIYGPSIAKEVLQRKPTCIMAVSQDFAIAQEVRELFNNEYFVTFANTDVIGTEYAVALKNALAIASGIFNGLYESDNAKASLITMGLNEIQLFAKTKGAQIETFFNFAGLADLILTATSSKSRNYSLGFEIAQVDNAQKVLSEQVKTVEGVLTCKTIVLDARANNITLPLFEALYDILYHNKRPSVIINNVFTKAILS
- a CDS encoding HAD family hydrolase, with translation MTKIKLIALDMDGTACSFHRGIYETNIMPIIKAQEMGIRVVFATGRPVLTSLSEAIKVKMDYFQQYFIGFNGACIYMILKIIQLFINKPYLLLKLIFYFN
- a CDS encoding HAD hydrolase family protein, whose amino-acid sequence is MHLYDIKNNTIVYQQTLSASQVNFLFQLAKKYHKKLWCYVDDLTKVIVNFNPVAKNNPELAFFHGEFIQYDSTLVIQNESYKCIVMNVHENDDFIIAARGQNIEIAIDASGTAEINAPGISKLAGLKWISTQWDIALSEMMAIGDSMNDYWMIKNVGLGIAMENSQEQIKAVAKEVTTTVKTGGVAKMIEKYILNNKK
- the gpmI gene encoding 2,3-bisphosphoglycerate-independent phosphoglycerate mutase, which gives rise to MKAKQPILLAILDGWGIAPDSKGNAVTQGHMVNVEKLKTKYPWVSAHAAGEWVGLPEGQMGNSEVGHIHLGAGRIKYESLTLINKTIKDGTFNQNPELLAAINFAKKSNGAFHIMGLFSVGGVHSHLNHIFAAYKLAAQEGIKEIYLHIFGDGRDTKPECIKIYLEQFQQLQNQLKVGEIATIGGRYYAMDRDKKYDRVQIAYDVLVSRKGSEFSDPIEYINREYQAGRNDEFLMPAYNINTPKGYIKSGDGVFFANFRPDRAIAIASALTNPNFPGNEAQTYFMPKLHDIYFVSMMEYAETVASKHVAFKPIKVVNGLGEWLSKKGYRQLRIAETEKIAHVTFFFDGGKDYFKNGLATQAEITLTGASADLIPSPKVATYDLKPEMSAYEITDKLITELNQNEFDVIILNFANCDMVGHTGILPAAIEAVKTIDNCLGKIYTAIQKVNGIMIITADHGNVEIMIDETGGPNKKHTSQLVPIIITKEGLQLRQDNPAIADIAPTILDLLGEGIPPEMTQPSLIIK
- a CDS encoding CPBP family intramembrane glutamic endopeptidase codes for the protein MTNNDNGYNSKKAWYELKPTLVDRAAPFDFNLVKLRNTGYIFLSTAIFAPFFINILISYMFAHNEYVLAGMNFISWIIVGSGSYFVISGAQNEIMRSGAIAFYYFYFIPNIIGLVIGTIANQFDPAVSVKTTINLLASIIAGLVTIFILYRSSPSIFKKIKLTLKQNYKRILVVYTIGIIAIFSIHLFFVYLESLITTTISNNQNNLIVCLDKWWNIVFLFIYTICIAPIVEELATRHGIFSLSGNKWLGFVSSIIFFAGMHVSGTGDWEHIIGYIGASLTLGMLFLIVNGNVTYTIISHAGYNLIVAILMLVAPKFLS
- a CDS encoding pentapeptide repeat-containing protein — its product is MKTLHEMIKDLTGIDVEKNKISKYLEYEALDLEDANLRWADLQGAKLWCADLRYADF